One Burkholderia sp. 9120 genomic window, ACCGCGGCCGGATTTGATCTCGCTGCGTTTAGCCTTGCCGTCCAGCCGACGCCGATTCGATGCACGCGTCGGCCGGGTCGCGACCCGCGGCTTGCGCGTCACGCTGACGCTCTCGATCATCTCATCGAGTCGCGCTAGCGCCGCCGCGCGATTCATCTCCTGAGTGCGGTGTTCCTGCGCCTTGATGATCACCACGCCGTCGCGCGTCAAACGATGATCGGACAGCGCGAGCAGGCGCATCTTCAACACCTCGGGCAACGATGAAGCCTGCACGTCGAAACGCAGATGAATGGCGCTCGATACCTTGTTGACGTTCTGCCCGCCCGCGCCTTGCGCGCGCACGGCGGTCAACTCGATTTCGTTCGGCGGGATCGGATAGCGGGAAGTCATGAGGCGGGTCTGGGCAAAGAGACGTCAGTGTACACAGCGAGGCGCGCGGCGCGCAGCCCGTCATGGGCTACGGACTATCGGACACGAGCGCCGATGCGAAAAACTATTTGCGTCGACGCCCCCGGTTCGCGGATACTGCGCTCTCCGCTTACAGCGTAAATTCATATGAAACTCCGTCCGGGTTTTGTGCTGGAACTGGTCGTCAATTTTCTGCTGCCGTGGCTCGTGTACCGGTATTCGCATCCGCATCTGGGCGAGACCGGCGCGCTGATCGCCTCCGCGGTGCCGCCGATCCTCTGGAGCCTGGTCGAACTGGTGCGCTTCCGGCGCGTCGACGCGCTCAGCATGATCGTCGTGGGCGGCATCGTGCTGTCGATCGGCGCCATGGCGCTGGGCGGCAGTCCGCGCATGCTGCTGTTACGCGAGTCGCTGGTGTCCGGCGCGATCGGCGTGGCATTTCTGCTGTCTCTGCCAATGCGCCGTCCACTGATCTTTTACCTCGCGCGCGCCAGCGTCGCGCGTGAAATGGAAGGCGGCGCCGCGCGCTTCGAAGCGCTGGTGCAGGAACGGCCGGGCCTCTCCACCGCGCTGCGCATGATGACGCTCGTGTGGGGCGTCGGCCTGACCGGCGAAACGGCGCTCAGATCGTGGATGGCGCTGACGTGGCCGATCGAGCGCTTCCTGGTGGTGTCGCCGTTTGTCGGCTACGGCATTTACGGCGCGCTGACGGTCTGGACCATGTGGTATCGCAAGAGCCTGCGCAAACGCAGCGAAGCAGGCGTGCCGGCGGACGGCGTAGCCGGTTAATCAGCGCCACGCTTCCGCGATCCGTGCCGCCAGCCCCGAATCGCGCTGCGTGGGCGTCGCGATCGCTTGCGCCAGCACGGCCCGCGAGCCGATCACTTCGACCCGCTCACGCGCCCGGGTAATCGCCGTGTACACCAGTTCGCGCGACAACACGCGGCTGAATACCGCCGGCAGCATCAATACCGCGTGCTCGAACTCCGAGCCTTGCGACTTGTGGACCGTGAGCGCGAACGCCGTATCGTGCGGCGGCAGCGCGGCGGGCGAGACCGCTCGCAGACCGCCGTCGCCGGTACGGAAATAGACGCGCAACGCGCCGCCCGCCCCCGGCAATGCAATGCCGATGTCGCCGTTGAACAGACCCAGCGCGTAGTCGTTGCGCGTCACCATCACCGGACGCCCGGCGAACCAATGCGCGCCCACCGCCAACGTCACCCCAGCCGAGCGCCGCACCTGAGCGGCCATGACCGTATTCACCTGATCGACGCCGCGTGGTCCGGAGCGGGTCGCGCACAAGATGCGAAAACGGTTCAGCGCGTCGAACAACGGCAGCGGGTCCGGCGTGTCGGCGGCGAGTGCTTCGGCCAGTGCGGCGGCATAAGGTGCGAAGCCGGCGGCGAGTCGCGCGACGGTGCGCTCGGCGAGCGTCGCCTGGGTGTCTTCGTGTAGCGCCGCGGCGCACGCTTCGACCGGATCGATGACGAGCACGTCAAGCGCAGCGGCAGCCGTGCCGTTGCGGATCGCCACCGACAGCCGACCGATCGGCGAGTCGAGGCCGAACCGGTAATTCCGCTCGAGCCAGACAACGCAATCGGCGAGCGGATTGCCGGCATGGGAGGCCGACGACGCCATGTCGTCAGGCGCAGCGGTGTCGGCGTGGGCGAAAAACGCATCCGGCTCTTCGTCGACGCCGCGCGAGACGTCGGGCAACGCCTGCGCGAGCCGCGCCTTGTCGATGCCCAAAGCGTCGGCGATCCGCTGCAAGCCGGGTTGCGTGAACGCCGGCCGTGCGCTGAGTTCGGCGAACACCGCGCCGGCCTCGACGGCGGCGAGCTGATCCTTGTCGCCCAGCATCACGAGCCGCGTTTGCGGCGCGATCGCGTCGAGCAGACGCGCGGCCATGGCGACATCAATCATCGACGCCTCGTCGATCACGACGACGTCGTACGGCAACGGATTGTCGCGATGGTGCCGGAAGCGCCCGCCCGGCCCGGAGCCGAGCAGGCGATGCAACGTGTACGACGTCTGCGGCAAGCGCGCGGCCAGCTCGGGCGGCAAATCGCCGGCGCGCGCGAGCAAGGCCTCCTGCATGCGTTGCGCGGCCTTGCCGGTGGGCGCCGCGAGGGCGATGCGCAAATCGGCGCGGGCATCGAGCAGACAGGCCAGCACGCCGACCACGGTGGTGGTCTTGCCGGTGCCCGGTCCGCCGCTGACGATCGTCAGGCGCCCCGACAATGCCATGACAGCCGCGACGCGCTGCCAGTCGACTTCGTCGTCTCTGGGTGGGCCGAAGTAGCGCAGCAGGCGTTGGTAAAGCGCGGCGGCGTTGGCTTGTGCGTTCGCTTCAAGGTCGGCGTTGCCATCCGCATCGGCGCTACTTCGAGACGTCGCCGCTTCGGCATCGCGCTCAACGGCAAGCGCCTGCGCCGGATGCACCGCGCCGACCGTTGTCTGCCGCTGCGTAGAACGCCCATCTCCAGCAACGTCGCCCGCCCCCGCATGCGCCACCAGCGAGCGCGCCAGGCGCCGCTCGTAATCGTAGTAACGCGCGAGGTACAAGCGCCCTTGCCCATCGATCACCAGCGGCCGCAATGCCGCCGAAGTCTGCGACCCATCGCTCGCCATGCCGCTCGCGAACAACGCCGCGCGCACTTCAGCGCTCGACGCATCGAAGCGCCGCGCCAGCACCGCAAGCGGCACGCACACGTGGCCTTCATCGGTCGCGCGGCTCGCGGCGAACGCGCCCCGCGCCGCCCATTTCACCGCTTCGGTCGACGCCCCGCCACGCCGCGCCAACGTCCCGATGCGGCGTGCAAAACCCTCGGCCAGCGCGACGCTGAAATCGGCCGGCGCGGGCAAACTCACGCCGATGTCGTCGATTTCCGGCGGCGTGGACGCGTTCTGATCGAACGTGCTCATACGCCACCTCCAATCATGGCCGCGTCGAGCAACGCCACCAGCTCGAACGCGGGCCGGCGCACATGCACGCCGGCTGCCGCGTCGGCATCCTGCCAATCCGGACGCACCCCGCGCACGAACAGATACAGGTAGCCGCCGATATGCGTGTCGTACGCGTAATTACGCACCCGCGTCTTCAGATAGCGATGCAACGCGACCGTATAAAGCAACGCCTGCAGGTGATACGCGTGGCTCGCCATCGCAACTTCGAGCGGCGCCGACGCATAGTCGGCGACGGTGTCGCCCAGATGGTTCGACTTCCAGTCGACGACCCAGAAGCGTCCGTCGTGCTCGACGATCATGTCGATAAATCCTTTGACGAAACCCCGCAGCACGCCGGGTTCCAGTGCGACATCGGGATAGCCGTGTTCGATCAGCAGTTCGCGCAACGCCGGGAAATCGAGCGACGGCGCGGCGAACAGAAACTCGAGTTCGTTCAGCCGCCGTTGCGGATTCAAGCTGGCGAGCGTCATGCCCGGCACGAGTTCGGTATTGACGATGTCCGTCAGCAGGTTATGCATCATCGCGGGCAGACGCGCGGCGAGTTCCGGCACGGCCGGCGCCGGACGTTCGCGCAACGCGCCACGAATCGCATCCGGCCACGTGGTCGGGTCGCTAAAGTCGGCGAGTTCGAACATGCGATGCAGACACTCGCCCGCCGCCGCGCCGCGCGGGAACGCGAGAATGTCGTCGTCCGCGTAAGACGGCGTTTGCGGCGCGGGCACGAGCATAGGCGGCGGCGCGAGCGCATCCGCGATCTCGTCGTGATCGGGGCGCACTTCCTCAGCCGGCGCGTGCATCTCCTCGGCCTTGCTGCCGGCCGCGATCAGTCCGCTGAAGCTCGCCATCCGCCACTGATCGCGCAACGGCCGGCGACTGGCGCGCGCCTGCATCCGCGCACCGCTGTCCTGCAGGCTCTCCAGCGGCACGCGGCGCTCGACCTTAGGTAACGGCTGCAGCGTCACCGGGCCGCCCGCCAGCGCCTGCCAGCTCGCGGCCAACGCGGCTTCGTCGGGCGGCTCGGCGAGCCAGTCGTCGAAACTGTCAGCGCCACCGCCCGCCAGCCAGTTCAGCACGCTGCGGCGCGACTCCCTGGTCGAGCGCGACGACAGATAAGTGCCGGCGACCAGATAGCAGCGGTACACCGCCCGCGTCAACGCCACATACACGAGCCGCGCGCGTTCGGCCGCCTGCTCGCGCGACGCATAGCGCGACGCGCGTACGGCCTCTTCGTCGTCGCAACCGTAATGCAGCACCGCTGCGCCGTCGTCGTCGTGATACTCGCGTGCGTCGGGCAAACCGGACGACGGCGGATCGCGCAACGCGCCGTCGTTCAGGAACGGACAGAACACCACCGCGTATTCGAGCCCTTTCGATTTGTGCACGGTCACGATCTGCACGAGGTTGCGGTCGGATTCGAGCCGCAACTGCGCGTCTTCGCCGCCGCCCTGCGTGCGTTGCGCGGCGAGCCAGCGCAACGTGGGCGCGATCCCGGGCTGGGTCGCGGCGCGCGCCTGCACCAGTTCGGCCAGATGATTCACGTTCGTCAGCCGGCGCTCGCCGTCCACGCCCGCCACCAGCCGCTGCGCGACGCGCAGTTCGCGCATCAGCGTGCGCCACATCACCGCGAAGCCGCGCTCATGCCACAGCATGCGATAGCGCGAAAAACGCTCGACCCAACCCATCGCGTCCGCGGCATGCGCGGGATCGTCGGCGGGCGCGGGTGCGTCGGCGACCTGCTCGAGGCGCCACAGCGACGTCGCGTCGAGACCGAGCCAGTCGGTCGCCAGCGCGGCGCGCAGACGGCGCAGATCGCCGGGCGTATCGACGGCGGCTAGCACGCGTTCGATCTGCTCGGCGTCGAGCGTAGCGAACACCGAGGCCTGCGCCAGTTCGACACTGCCCACGCCCCACGCCGACAGCACGCGTTTGATCAGACTGCCCTGCCGGTGCGTTTGCACCAGCACCGCGATATTGCCGGGCGCGAGCGGCGCGTCGCCGATCGTCACCGCGCCATGTCGCGCGCCGCGCAACAGACGCACGATTTCGGCGGCGCACGCTTCGCTCGCTTCGCGCTGCGCGTCGCGCTTGGTCAGCGCGGCGTCGCCTTGCGGCAAGGTCCAGATGCGGAAATCGCCGCCGCTCGCGTCGGGATCGACGAAGGGCGCCCGGCGCCGTTCGCCCGCGCGCACCGGCTGATAGTCGAGGCCGTCCAGCACGAACGCCCGCGGATTGGCTTCGAAGAAACGGTTGCACGCTTCAACGATCGGCGCGGTCGAGCGCTGATTGACTGCCAGCGTGTAACACGCGGACGCCGCCGCGCGCGCCGCCAGGTACGTATGCAGATCCGCCGCGCGAAAACTGTAGATGGCCTGCTTCGGATCGCCGACCAGGAACAGCGGACCGGCCGGCGCGAAGATGCGGCTGAAAATCGCGAACTGCAGCGGATCGGTATCCTGGAACTCGTCGATCAGCGCGGCCGGATAGCGTGCGCGCAAGGCGTCGGCCAGCCACGGATTCGCGTCAAGCGCCCGGTACAGGTTGGACAACAGATCGTCGAACGACACCACCCGGCGCGTGCGCTTGCGCGCCACCAGTTCGGCCGGCGCGTAGTCGAGCCAGCTCTCGACCAGCGAGAGCCAGCGCGCGCGTTGCGCGGCTTCGGCCGCGATCACGGCTGCCGCGAGCGCTTCCGCGTGCTCGAAGAACACGTGTTCGGGCGGTTCAAACTTGACCTTGGTCGCCTTCTTCAACGCCGACACGGTGAGCTTCAACGCAGCACGCGGCGGCGGCGCATGGCAGTCGCCTTGCGCGAAGTAATCGGTCCACGCGGCGATCGCGGCACTCACATGGTCAGGCTTGTGCGTGGTCTTGCTCAGACGGTCTTGCGCGTCGGCAAGCAGGCGGACAATCCCATCGCGCTCCGCTTGCCAGACTTCGCAAGCGGCGTCGAAGCCGGCTTGCGGATCGGCGTTGCTGCCGCTCGCGTCCACCGTGCCCCAACGCAATTGCGCCAACGGCTTTTTCAGACGCCGCGCGAGTTGCTCGTCGAGTGAAGCGGGACCGGCGCGTTTGGCCACCAGCCAGGCGGCGAACGCGGGATGCGCGTGCGCAATCGGTTCAACCTGTTCGCGCCAGAAATCGGCGGCCATTTCGAAACGCAACGCGGCGTCGTCGGCTTCCATTTCGAACGCGAACGGCATGGCGGCGGCGAACGGCGCCTCCTGCAACGCGCGCTGACAGAAAGCATGAATGGTGTGAATCGCCGCCTGGTCGAAGGTGCGCAGCGCGCGCCGCACCACCTTCAACGCGGCGTCGCGCTCGATGCCGCTGTCCGGCGCCAGCGTCGTTTCAAAGAGACGCTGGATAAACGGATCGCCGCCGTCGTCGTCCATTTCGATCGCGCGATGCAGCTCCGCGAGACGACCGCGTATCCGTTCGTGCAGTTCGGCGGTCGCCGCCTTCGTGAATGTAACGACGAGAATCTGATCCGCGTTCAGGTTCTTTTCGAGCAGCAAACGCACGTACAACGCGCAGATGTTCCACGTCTTGCCGGTGCCCGCCGACGCCTCGATCTGGTTCACGCCGTCGAGCGAACAGCCGAACACGTCGAGCTCTTCGGCAACCAGCGCATAACTGTGCACGGCGCCGCTCATGACGCGCTCCGCAGATGCTGGACCAGCGGTTTGAACAAGATCGACGCAAGGCTGCCGAACGGTTCGTCGAGCGTGAGCGGCGTGCCGCGCAGCGCGATGCGCAACGCGGCGTCGTCGGATTCGCCGCGCACGCGGTCGTTGATCCAGACGCCTTGCGCGGCGGAGTCGCTTTCGCTGACCTTGGTCCACGCGCTTTTCGGGAAGAAGCGCAGCGGTAGTCTGCGCCCTGCCCTGAATAACGCGGCGAGCGGCGCCAGTTGGTCGAGCGGCGTGGCAACCGGCGTGAGTTCGAAGCTCTCGCCGCTGCCATGCCAGACGGTGCGGCGCGGACCATCCGGCCGCGCGGCGCAATAAACCAGATGCGCGAGCCACGCGGACAGATAATCGCGCGCGGTCGGCTTGGCGTAGCGGAAAATCACCTGTCCGGTTTCAGTCAGCAAATTCAAGGTGCCATGTAGTTGCAGCGGCGCTTGAGCCGCTTCGCGCAACGCTGTGTCGTGAGGACCGAATAACGCGCCGGCCATGTCCGCGCTATCGGGCCAGCGAGACGGAATGTCGAGCACGAACGGCAAACGCTCGACGCCCGAGGCGACCTCGCGGCGCACGCTGTCCGCAAGCTGGCGCAGCGCGCCGAGTTCACGCGCGCGCCAGACCGCGCCGGTCGCGCCGCCCGGCAATTCGGGACTCGCGGCGGCCACGCGGCGCACGCGTTCGAACATGACGTCGTCTTCAATGTCGACGTCGAGCAGCACCGGCAACAGACGCTCCGCCAACGCGTCGCGCCCCGCGTAGTCCAGGTCGAACGGCTCGGTGTCGAGCAACTCGCCTTGCGCGTCCGACAACACGATGCCCAGACGGTCGCGCAACAGCGCCCGCGCCGGATGACGCCAGAAGCGCA contains:
- the arfB gene encoding alternative ribosome rescue aminoacyl-tRNA hydrolase ArfB, which translates into the protein MTSRYPIPPNEIELTAVRAQGAGGQNVNKVSSAIHLRFDVQASSLPEVLKMRLLALSDHRLTRDGVVIIKAQEHRTQEMNRAAALARLDEMIESVSVTRKPRVATRPTRASNRRRLDGKAKRSEIKSGRGRVED
- a CDS encoding VC0807 family protein; protein product: MKLRPGFVLELVVNFLLPWLVYRYSHPHLGETGALIASAVPPILWSLVELVRFRRVDALSMIVVGGIVLSIGAMALGGSPRMLLLRESLVSGAIGVAFLLSLPMRRPLIFYLARASVAREMEGGAARFEALVQERPGLSTALRMMTLVWGVGLTGETALRSWMALTWPIERFLVVSPFVGYGIYGALTVWTMWYRKSLRKRSEAGVPADGVAG
- the recD gene encoding exodeoxyribonuclease V subunit alpha encodes the protein MSTFDQNASTPPEIDDIGVSLPAPADFSVALAEGFARRIGTLARRGGASTEAVKWAARGAFAASRATDEGHVCVPLAVLARRFDASSAEVRAALFASGMASDGSQTSAALRPLVIDGQGRLYLARYYDYERRLARSLVAHAGAGDVAGDGRSTQRQTTVGAVHPAQALAVERDAEAATSRSSADADGNADLEANAQANAAALYQRLLRYFGPPRDDEVDWQRVAAVMALSGRLTIVSGGPGTGKTTTVVGVLACLLDARADLRIALAAPTGKAAQRMQEALLARAGDLPPELAARLPQTSYTLHRLLGSGPGGRFRHHRDNPLPYDVVVIDEASMIDVAMAARLLDAIAPQTRLVMLGDKDQLAAVEAGAVFAELSARPAFTQPGLQRIADALGIDKARLAQALPDVSRGVDEEPDAFFAHADTAAPDDMASSASHAGNPLADCVVWLERNYRFGLDSPIGRLSVAIRNGTAAAALDVLVIDPVEACAAALHEDTQATLAERTVARLAAGFAPYAAALAEALAADTPDPLPLFDALNRFRILCATRSGPRGVDQVNTVMAAQVRRSAGVTLAVGAHWFAGRPVMVTRNDYALGLFNGDIGIALPGAGGALRVYFRTGDGGLRAVSPAALPPHDTAFALTVHKSQGSEFEHAVLMLPAVFSRVLSRELVYTAITRARERVEVIGSRAVLAQAIATPTQRDSGLAARIAEAWR
- the recB gene encoding exodeoxyribonuclease V subunit beta, whose protein sequence is MSGAVHSYALVAEELDVFGCSLDGVNQIEASAGTGKTWNICALYVRLLLEKNLNADQILVVTFTKAATAELHERIRGRLAELHRAIEMDDDGGDPFIQRLFETTLAPDSGIERDAALKVVRRALRTFDQAAIHTIHAFCQRALQEAPFAAAMPFAFEMEADDAALRFEMAADFWREQVEPIAHAHPAFAAWLVAKRAGPASLDEQLARRLKKPLAQLRWGTVDASGSNADPQAGFDAACEVWQAERDGIVRLLADAQDRLSKTTHKPDHVSAAIAAWTDYFAQGDCHAPPPRAALKLTVSALKKATKVKFEPPEHVFFEHAEALAAAVIAAEAAQRARWLSLVESWLDYAPAELVARKRTRRVVSFDDLLSNLYRALDANPWLADALRARYPAALIDEFQDTDPLQFAIFSRIFAPAGPLFLVGDPKQAIYSFRAADLHTYLAARAAASACYTLAVNQRSTAPIVEACNRFFEANPRAFVLDGLDYQPVRAGERRRAPFVDPDASGGDFRIWTLPQGDAALTKRDAQREASEACAAEIVRLLRGARHGAVTIGDAPLAPGNIAVLVQTHRQGSLIKRVLSAWGVGSVELAQASVFATLDAEQIERVLAAVDTPGDLRRLRAALATDWLGLDATSLWRLEQVADAPAPADDPAHAADAMGWVERFSRYRMLWHERGFAVMWRTLMRELRVAQRLVAGVDGERRLTNVNHLAELVQARAATQPGIAPTLRWLAAQRTQGGGEDAQLRLESDRNLVQIVTVHKSKGLEYAVVFCPFLNDGALRDPPSSGLPDAREYHDDDGAAVLHYGCDDEEAVRASRYASREQAAERARLVYVALTRAVYRCYLVAGTYLSSRSTRESRRSVLNWLAGGGADSFDDWLAEPPDEAALAASWQALAGGPVTLQPLPKVERRVPLESLQDSGARMQARASRRPLRDQWRMASFSGLIAAGSKAEEMHAPAEEVRPDHDEIADALAPPPMLVPAPQTPSYADDDILAFPRGAAAGECLHRMFELADFSDPTTWPDAIRGALRERPAPAVPELAARLPAMMHNLLTDIVNTELVPGMTLASLNPQRRLNELEFLFAAPSLDFPALRELLIEHGYPDVALEPGVLRGFVKGFIDMIVEHDGRFWVVDWKSNHLGDTVADYASAPLEVAMASHAYHLQALLYTVALHRYLKTRVRNYAYDTHIGGYLYLFVRGVRPDWQDADAAAGVHVRRPAFELVALLDAAMIGGGV